The genomic window CGATGTCTACGAGCACTTCTACCTGCTGATTCAGGCCGCCGCATGCGGTCTGGGCGTCGCGCTCGCGCCGCAGATGCTCGTCATGAACGACCTCGTTTCCGGCAAGCTGATCGCACCGTTCGGCTTCGCGCCGGGGCCGCGTCAACTGGTGTTGTGGATCGCGCCGCATCTGCGCGCCCACGCCGATGTCGCGCAGCTCGAACAGTGGTTGAGCGAAGAGATGAACGAGAGTCTGAAGGAGATGACGGCGTTTTTGCGTGCGTCGGATGGCGCGATGCTTGGAGGGGGATGAGTTTGGTGTGGCGCGCGTTGGTGCGTGAGGGATGGAAGTGGTATGGCTTAGGTTCGAACGACTGCGCGTTGGGGCGCTTGACGAGCCTTGATGGCGCTTAAGCCCATCCCAGTTATGCGCGTGCGGATTCGGTTGTCCATGACGGGAGTCGAAGTCAATATCTACGGCCGAACTTCTACCGCGATATTCAACGGCACGTCCAGAGTGTTGTAGGACGGTTGCCATTTGCCGAATCCAAATACCACACGTTCCTCTCTCGTCTCCTTATTTTGCTTAGGAAACGAGAATATCGAACGTCGTGGCTTTCCCTGACGAACCAGGGTCGTCAAAATTTGTATTGCGGTTTTTTGGCAAGCTAAGCAGGAAGCACCGCCATCGAGTCGAAGCCGATCAATACATTGATCATCGAAATAACTCAACTTCGATGATTCATCGCATCGAAATCATCACGCGCCCGCCCGCACCGCGCCGAAGAACGACACGCCGCCGATCTGCCCGCCCTTCAGCACGATCTCGAGGCCGTCGCGCGCGGGGTCGTCGGACCATGCGCGGCACAGCGGCGCGCCCGGCGCCATGCCCGCCACGACGCTCAGCGCGGAGATGCCGAGCTTGCTCGCCACTTCGCCGGAACTGTCGCCGCCCGCGACGACCACGCGTCGCAACGGCGTGCGTTCGAGCAGCCGGCGCATGACGTCGGCGAGCGCTTCGCCCACTCGACGCGCGGCTTCGGCACGCGCAAGCGCAGCGTCGGCGGCGATGGCGTCGAAATCGAGCACGGCCGGATCGTCGGGGCCTTCGGCGCTGAACACCAGCGGGCTTTGGCCGCGGCTCACGGCGTGCGACGCGATGCCGACCACGCGTTCGACTTCGGCGTCGCGCGTCTGTGCATCGAGCGCGCGGCGCAAATCGAGCCGTTCGACGCAGAAGCCGTTGTCGCGCGCCCAGCGAATCTGCGCGGCCGTGACCGGCGAACAGCTTCCGCTGACGGCGGCGATCACATCGACAGCGGATGCCGTGGGCAAGCCCGGCGTCTGCGGAACGAGCCCGCACGCGCGCCAATGCGCCGCGAGCGCATATTGCAGCCCCGACGACGACGCCGTGAACACGCCTTCGCCGCGTGCGTCCCAGACGAGCTTGCCCGCCGCCGCGAGCGTGGCTTCGTCGAGCACGTCGATCATGACGACAGGTATATCGTCGCTCAGCAACGCGTGCAGATGCGGCTCGGCCTCGGGCGAACGCAGCCGCACGAAATCGACCAGCTCGATGCGCCGCGCCGTCTGGCGGCGCAAATGCACGCGCAAGTCGGCCTCGTTCATCGGCGTGACGGGATGACGCGACATCGTGGGGTGACGGTCGAGACGGAAGCCCTCGCCGTCCACCACCGCGAACAGATTGCCGAACGCCTGATAGCGCTTCAGACGCGGCGCGCCGACGATCATCGGCGACCACTTGCCGCGCATCTGCGTCACGCCGATGTCGATCGCGCGTCCGATCGAGCCCGTCTGCGGCGACGAATCGAATGTCGAGCACACCTTGTATTGCAGGACCGGCGCGCCGAGCGCCGCGAGGCTCGCGAAGGCGCGCGGCAATTCGTCGTCCATCCATTGCGGCGAGCGCCCGCGCGACGACCCCGCAAGCCCCACGCAGCGCACGTCCGGAAAGCGCGCGAGCAATTCGGGCGTGGGCGCTTGCAGGCACAGGAGCGTCGGCACGCCGGCGGCGGTCATCGCTTCCATGGCGTCGGTGGAGCCGGTGAAGTCGTCGCCGTAATAGGCGAGCAGCAGGCCGTCCGGCCATGCGGCATCGTTCGCGGCTGTCATGTCCAGAACTCCAGCGCGGCCTTCAACGCGGGATTGCGTTCGGCCTGACGGGCGATCGGCACGCCTTCGATCGCCGCGACCCACGCTTCGCGCAGCGCCTCGACGCCCGCCGCCACGCCGCCCGGATGGCCGAAGATGCCGCCGCCCGCCGTGTGGATCAGATCCGCGCAGCCGATCGCGGCGTACGTGTCCGCGGCTTGCAGGCCCGTCTGGCCGGAGCTGAAGACGGGCATCGCGGTCATCGGCGCGGCGTCCATGACGGGAGTGAGCACCGCGCGCGCCGCCGCAATCACGCTGTCGTCCGGCTCGCTGAACTTGTTGCGCAAGCCGTTCACATGCAGATGATCCGCGCCCGCGAGACGCCACAGCATCTGCCACGGCGCGTAGTCCCAGCCGAGCGCCGCGCTGCGCGTCAGATAGCCCCAGCCCGCACGATGCGCATGAATCGGCAACTGGCTGTGGCGGCGCAACTCGCGCATGCCGACGAGACCAATCGAGTTGAGCACCGCCATCACGCACGTTCCGCCCTGTTCGAGCACGAGATCGTGGCGGCGCTTCATTTCGTCGAGATCGCCGGTCACGTTGAACGCGACCATCACCTTCTTGCCGGTGCGTTCGGCGTGATCGTTCACGACGCGCATCACCGCGCGCACGCGTTCGTCGAACGGGCAATGCGAGCCGTCGGCCTGCAG from Caballeronia insecticola includes these protein-coding regions:
- a CDS encoding ribulose-bisphosphate carboxylase large subunit family protein, which encodes MTVTERIHATYWLETGVDPRIAAETIAGEQSSGTFIALPNETPELKARSGARVERLDVLGTSDTPSLTGGATSNCYTQCALELSWPIENFGPSLPNLMSTIAGNLFELRQVSGLRLTGLRLPASFAKAYPGPAFGIEGTRTLTGVTHGPLIGTIIKPSVGLSPAQTAEQVQALVAGGIDFIKDDELQADGSHCPFDERVRAVMRVVNDHAERTGKKVMVAFNVTGDLDEMKRRHDLVLEQGGTCVMAVLNSIGLVGMRELRRHSQLPIHAHRAGWGYLTRSAALGWDYAPWQMLWRLAGADHLHVNGLRNKFSEPDDSVIAAARAVLTPVMDAAPMTAMPVFSSGQTGLQAADTYAAIGCADLIHTAGGGIFGHPGGVAAGVEALREAWVAAIEGVPIARQAERNPALKAALEFWT
- the oiaK gene encoding 3-oxo-isoapionate kinase OiaK — translated: MTAANDAAWPDGLLLAYYGDDFTGSTDAMEAMTAAGVPTLLCLQAPTPELLARFPDVRCVGLAGSSRGRSPQWMDDELPRAFASLAALGAPVLQYKVCSTFDSSPQTGSIGRAIDIGVTQMRGKWSPMIVGAPRLKRYQAFGNLFAVVDGEGFRLDRHPTMSRHPVTPMNEADLRVHLRRQTARRIELVDFVRLRSPEAEPHLHALLSDDIPVVMIDVLDEATLAAAGKLVWDARGEGVFTASSSGLQYALAAHWRACGLVPQTPGLPTASAVDVIAAVSGSCSPVTAAQIRWARDNGFCVERLDLRRALDAQTRDAEVERVVGIASHAVSRGQSPLVFSAEGPDDPAVLDFDAIAADAALARAEAARRVGEALADVMRRLLERTPLRRVVVAGGDSSGEVASKLGISALSVVAGMAPGAPLCRAWSDDPARDGLEIVLKGGQIGGVSFFGAVRAGA